Proteins found in one Erythrobacter sp. 3-20A1M genomic segment:
- a CDS encoding M28 family metallopeptidase: MARFSICIAALIGAVAVSACSTMDNGGTRQPGALSASEAEAAVAPSVPLMKEVTKRLSADDFEGRAPSTAVEPKVTEYIIGEFRKAGLQPGNQGKWLQEVPTVEITGDDFTPLTVKGAGETQSYAFGEQYVATSYRVAPKTQVKDSPLVFVGYGIVAPELGWNDYAGIDMHGKTAVILVNDPDYANETEDGLFKGRRMTYYGRWTYKFEEAARQGADAALIIHDTFPAAYGWNVVNSSWTGAQYYVQSPNDNADATKANGWVQKPVAEAILKASGHDLASLTKAAQASGFKPVPLGMTASFGFRNAIRRSTSHNVVGILPGTARPYEYVLYSAHWDHLGHCTPDATGDDICNGAVDNATGVGAITALADANRRHGGAQRSQVFIALTLEESGLLGSEYYAQNPIYPLNATVGGVNIDALLPGDRVRDYSMTGGDKSDLNDLFRTALREQGLREAPEDSPEKGHYYRSDHFSYAKLGVPMFDIGRGTDWMQGGTAAGEAAAKDYVENHYHAPSDEWSDDWNWAGLTQDLALYYRLGRMLADGDSWPNWRASDEFRGIRDADCARPGAPCGR, translated from the coding sequence ATGGCCCGCTTTTCGATCTGTATCGCTGCCCTCATCGGGGCGGTTGCCGTTTCCGCCTGCTCCACGATGGATAATGGTGGAACAAGGCAGCCCGGCGCGCTGAGTGCAAGCGAAGCCGAGGCGGCGGTCGCGCCTTCAGTTCCCCTGATGAAGGAGGTGACCAAGCGGCTATCTGCCGACGATTTCGAAGGCCGCGCGCCCAGCACCGCGGTCGAGCCCAAGGTCACCGAGTATATCATAGGCGAGTTCAGGAAGGCGGGCTTGCAGCCGGGCAACCAGGGCAAATGGCTGCAGGAAGTGCCGACGGTCGAGATCACCGGAGACGATTTCACACCGCTGACCGTCAAGGGCGCCGGTGAGACGCAAAGCTACGCTTTCGGCGAGCAGTATGTTGCCACCAGCTACCGTGTGGCCCCGAAAACGCAGGTGAAGGACAGTCCGCTGGTCTTCGTGGGCTACGGCATCGTCGCACCCGAACTGGGCTGGAACGACTATGCAGGGATCGACATGCATGGGAAGACGGCGGTGATCCTGGTCAACGACCCGGACTACGCGAACGAGACCGAGGATGGCCTCTTCAAGGGCCGTCGGATGACCTATTATGGGCGCTGGACCTACAAGTTCGAGGAAGCCGCACGGCAGGGGGCCGACGCCGCCCTGATTATCCACGACACCTTCCCGGCGGCCTATGGCTGGAACGTCGTCAATTCGAGCTGGACCGGCGCGCAATATTACGTCCAGAGCCCGAACGACAACGCCGACGCCACGAAGGCGAACGGATGGGTACAGAAGCCGGTGGCGGAAGCGATCCTGAAGGCTTCGGGCCACGATCTCGCCAGCCTGACGAAGGCCGCACAGGCCAGCGGGTTCAAACCCGTGCCGCTGGGCATGACCGCCAGTTTCGGCTTTCGCAACGCGATCCGCCGGTCGACCTCGCACAACGTGGTCGGCATCCTGCCCGGCACCGCGCGGCCTTACGAATACGTGCTGTATTCCGCGCACTGGGATCACCTTGGCCACTGTACGCCCGATGCGACCGGTGACGATATCTGCAACGGTGCGGTGGACAACGCGACCGGCGTGGGGGCGATCACCGCGCTCGCCGACGCCAACCGCCGCCATGGTGGGGCCCAGCGCAGCCAGGTGTTCATCGCGCTCACGCTTGAGGAATCGGGCCTGCTGGGGAGCGAGTACTACGCGCAGAACCCGATCTATCCGCTTAACGCGACTGTCGGCGGGGTGAACATCGATGCCCTGCTGCCCGGTGACCGGGTGCGAGACTATTCCATGACGGGCGGCGACAAGTCCGACCTCAACGACCTGTTCCGCACCGCGCTGCGCGAGCAGGGGTTGCGTGAAGCACCGGAGGACAGCCCGGAGAAGGGGCATTATTACCGCTCCGACCATTTCAGCTACGCCAAGCTGGGCGTGCCGATGTTCGATATCGGGCGCGGGACCGACTGGATGCAGGGCGGGACTGCGGCGGGAGAGGCAGCAGCGAAGGACTACGTCGAGAACCACTATCACGCACCCAGCGACGAATGGTCGGACGACTGGAACTGGGCGGGACTGACGCAGGATCTTGCGCTCTATTACCGCCTTGGCCGGATGCTCGCCGATGGCGATAGCTGGCCGAACTGGCGTGCCAGCGACGAGTTCCGCGGGATCCGCGACGCCGACTGCGCGAGGCCCGGCGCCCCATGCGGCCGGTGA
- a CDS encoding agmatine deiminase family protein: MTATMPPEWAPQDWLWIGFPHDAEEWPGYLERAQEQIAGFANAVAESGQAVRLLVRDAANEARAKALVSASVDLERREYGDVWLRDTGPLVRGDGVAVRPRFNGWGGKYLMEGDQAIGAQLAGDEGLALTEPDWILEGGAIDGDGTGLVATTEQCLLNPNRNPELTRADIEARLRDDLGFDRVLWLGEGLLNDHTDGHVDNLARFVAPSRLVIPRATGPDDPNVDIYADAMRRAESFGVEVVGIPSPGRITRGDFVEPASYVNFAITTHLVVVPTFGSVHDAEGVAAIAALFPDRATVGLPADAVLAGGGGFHCASQQMPVLARA, translated from the coding sequence ATGACCGCAACGATGCCGCCCGAATGGGCACCGCAGGACTGGCTGTGGATCGGCTTCCCGCACGATGCGGAGGAATGGCCCGGCTATCTAGAGCGCGCGCAGGAGCAGATCGCGGGTTTCGCCAACGCCGTCGCCGAGAGCGGGCAAGCCGTACGCCTGCTGGTGCGCGACGCCGCGAACGAGGCGCGGGCGAAGGCGCTGGTGTCGGCTTCGGTCGATCTGGAACGACGTGAATATGGCGATGTCTGGCTGCGCGATACCGGCCCGTTGGTGCGCGGCGACGGGGTGGCGGTGCGCCCGCGCTTCAACGGGTGGGGCGGCAAGTACCTGATGGAGGGAGACCAGGCGATTGGCGCGCAGCTGGCCGGCGACGAGGGGCTGGCGCTGACCGAACCCGACTGGATCCTCGAAGGCGGGGCGATCGATGGCGACGGGACCGGGCTGGTCGCGACGACCGAGCAATGCCTGCTCAACCCCAATCGCAATCCGGAGCTGACCCGCGCCGATATCGAGGCACGGTTGCGGGACGATCTCGGCTTCGACCGCGTCTTATGGTTGGGCGAGGGATTGCTGAACGACCACACCGACGGCCATGTCGACAATCTCGCGCGGTTCGTCGCGCCGAGCCGGCTGGTGATTCCGCGCGCCACGGGGCCGGACGATCCGAACGTGGACATCTATGCCGATGCCATGCGCCGGGCCGAGAGTTTCGGGGTCGAGGTGGTCGGGATTCCCTCACCCGGGCGGATCACGCGGGGCGATTTCGTCGAGCCCGCGAGCTACGTCAACTTCGCGATCACCACGCATCTGGTGGTGGTGCCGACCTTCGGATCGGTCCACGATGCCGAGGGCGTCGCCGCCATCGCCGCGCTGTTTCCCGATCGGGCGACCGTGGGTCTGCCGGCCGACGCGGTGCTGGCGGGCGGCGGCGGTTTCCATTGCGCCAGCCAGCAGATGCCGGTGCTGGCGCGGGCTTAA
- the thrS gene encoding threonine--tRNA ligase, producing MTELLKISLPDGSVRQMQPGATPADVAAAIGPGLAKAALAARVDGEVRDLNRPFDCDSELSLITARDEAEALELVRHDYAHILAEAIQALYPGTQITFGPATDDGFYYDVKAPEDREPFSMDDLPAIEEKMREIIRADKPLKREVWSREALIERWESEGETFKAEWAKELPEDEELTVYWSGGDWLDMCRGPHLPSTGKLDPAAFKLMRVAGAYWRGDQKNAQLTRIYGTGWLNKKQLDAHLHRLEEAAKRDHRKLGREMDLFHLQEEAHGSVFWHPKGYRIWRELEAYMRRKMDGGGYREIKTPQVMDARQWEQSGHWGKYRENMFVIPDEVPNTADEGALVSDEAEWMALKPMNCPAHVLVFKQGITSYRDLPIRLGEMGCCHRNEPHGALHGLMRVRQFTQDDAHIFCTEAQVVEEVRKFCELADTVYKDFGFTYEIKLATRPEQRFGSDADWDKAEQELRDAVADAGMATDAFGWEELPGEGAFYAPKLEWHLTDAIGRTWQVGTIQSDRVLPERLDASYVGEDGDKHRPVMLHRAIFGSYERFIGILIEHYAGRLPSWLAPVQAVVATIVSDADDYAGEAVAKLQAAGIRVEADLRNEKINYKVREHSLAKVPHLLVVGKREAEEGTVAVRTLGEKEQRVMPLDEAIAMLTAGATPPDLG from the coding sequence ATGACCGAATTGCTCAAGATCAGCCTGCCCGACGGCTCCGTGCGCCAGATGCAGCCGGGCGCGACCCCGGCGGATGTCGCCGCCGCGATCGGCCCCGGCCTCGCCAAGGCGGCGCTCGCCGCGCGCGTCGATGGCGAGGTGCGCGACCTCAACCGCCCGTTCGACTGCGATTCGGAACTCTCGCTGATCACCGCTCGCGACGAGGCGGAGGCGCTGGAACTGGTGAGGCACGACTATGCCCACATCCTGGCCGAGGCGATCCAGGCGCTTTATCCCGGTACGCAGATCACCTTCGGCCCGGCGACCGATGACGGGTTCTATTACGACGTGAAGGCCCCGGAGGACCGCGAGCCGTTCAGCATGGACGACCTGCCCGCGATCGAGGAGAAGATGCGCGAGATCATTCGCGCGGACAAGCCGCTGAAGCGCGAGGTGTGGAGCCGCGAGGCCCTGATCGAGCGCTGGGAATCCGAAGGCGAGACGTTCAAGGCCGAATGGGCGAAGGAACTGCCCGAGGACGAGGAACTGACCGTGTACTGGTCGGGTGGCGACTGGCTCGACATGTGTCGCGGCCCGCATCTTCCCAGTACCGGCAAGCTGGACCCGGCGGCGTTCAAGCTGATGCGCGTCGCGGGCGCCTATTGGCGCGGCGACCAGAAGAACGCGCAGCTCACGCGAATCTACGGCACCGGCTGGCTCAACAAGAAGCAGCTGGACGCGCATCTCCACCGGCTGGAGGAAGCCGCCAAGCGCGACCACCGCAAGCTGGGCCGCGAGATGGACCTATTCCACCTGCAGGAAGAGGCGCATGGCAGCGTCTTCTGGCACCCGAAGGGCTATCGCATCTGGCGCGAGTTGGAAGCCTATATGCGCCGCAAGATGGACGGCGGCGGCTATCGCGAGATCAAGACGCCGCAGGTGATGGACGCCCGCCAGTGGGAACAGTCCGGCCATTGGGGCAAGTATCGCGAGAACATGTTCGTCATCCCGGACGAGGTGCCCAACACCGCGGACGAGGGCGCTCTTGTTTCCGACGAGGCCGAATGGATGGCGCTGAAGCCGATGAACTGCCCGGCGCATGTCCTCGTCTTCAAACAGGGCATCACCAGCTATCGCGACCTGCCGATCCGGCTGGGCGAGATGGGCTGCTGCCACCGCAACGAACCGCATGGCGCGCTCCACGGCCTGATGCGCGTGCGCCAGTTCACGCAGGACGACGCGCATATCTTCTGCACCGAGGCCCAAGTGGTCGAGGAAGTGCGCAAGTTCTGCGAGCTGGCCGACACGGTCTACAAGGATTTCGGCTTTACCTACGAGATCAAGCTGGCGACCCGGCCCGAACAGCGCTTCGGCTCAGACGCGGACTGGGACAAGGCGGAACAGGAACTGCGCGACGCGGTCGCGGACGCCGGAATGGCGACTGACGCGTTCGGGTGGGAAGAGCTGCCGGGCGAAGGCGCGTTCTATGCGCCGAAGCTCGAATGGCACCTGACCGATGCGATCGGGCGGACGTGGCAGGTGGGCACGATCCAGTCGGACCGCGTACTGCCCGAACGGCTCGACGCGAGCTATGTCGGGGAGGACGGCGACAAGCATCGCCCGGTAATGCTCCACCGCGCGATCTTCGGTTCGTACGAACGCTTCATCGGCATCCTGATCGAACATTATGCCGGCCGCCTGCCATCCTGGCTCGCGCCGGTGCAGGCGGTGGTCGCGACGATCGTTTCCGATGCGGACGACTATGCGGGTGAAGCCGTAGCGAAGCTGCAGGCTGCGGGCATCCGGGTGGAGGCCGACCTGCGGAACGAGAAGATCAACTACAAGGTGCGCGAGCACTCGCTGGCAAAGGTCCCGCATCTGCTGGTGGTCGGCAAGCGCGAGGCGGAGGAAGGCACCGTCGCCGTCCGTACGCTGGGCGAAAAGGAGCAGCGGGTGATGCCGCTGGACGAAGCGATCGCGATGTTGACGGCAGGTGCGACGCCGCCCGATCTGGGGTAG
- a CDS encoding helix-turn-helix transcriptional regulator, producing MKNRLKVLRAERDWSQQDLADRLEVSRQSVNAIEKGRYDPSLPLAFRIAELFAMPIESIFSKD from the coding sequence GTGAAGAACCGCCTCAAGGTGCTGCGGGCCGAACGCGACTGGAGCCAGCAGGATCTCGCCGACCGGCTGGAGGTCAGTCGCCAGAGCGTGAACGCCATCGAGAAGGGGCGCTACGACCCGTCCCTCCCCCTTGCCTTCCGCATTGCCGAGCTGTTCGCGATGCCGATCGAATCCATCTTTTCCAAGGACTGA